Proteins co-encoded in one Garra rufa chromosome 7, GarRuf1.0, whole genome shotgun sequence genomic window:
- the LOC141338922 gene encoding LOW QUALITY PROTEIN: programmed cell death 1 ligand 1 (The sequence of the model RefSeq protein was modified relative to this genomic sequence to represent the inferred CDS: substituted 1 base at 1 genomic stop codon), translating into MVYRCGFICVLILLIDAVYLHQVVESLEGSSVILKCSDRSIELEEKQLTVHWRHNDSRNVYDIINGNVSIKEQDPAYKNRAEVLREELKKGHVFLRLSDLQLSDGGTYLCFVPDLGIDQSTQLLVKGVKIFFFXCTSAEIRSHGTEARLGWTLHFLIPSSGLIALYLNRTF; encoded by the exons atggtTTACAGATGCGGTTTCATCTGTGTGTTGATACTGTTAATAGATGCAG TCTATCTGCATCAGGTAGTTGAAAGCTTAGAAGGAAGCTCTGTCATCTTGAAGTGCAGTGACAGAAGTATTGAACTTGAAGAAAAACAACTGACAGTTCACTGGAGACACAACGACAGCAGGAACGTATACGATATAATCAATGGAAACGTTTCTATAAAGGAACAAGATCCAGCGTATAAGAACAGAGCAGAAGTTTTACGCGAGGAGCTTAAGAAGGGCCATGTCTTTCTCAGACTCTCTGATCTTCAGCTCTCTGATGGAGGAACGTACCTCTGTTTTGTCCCAGATTTGGGAATTGATCAGAGCACACAACTGCTGGTCAAAGGTGT aaagattttttttttttaatgcacaagTGCTGAAATAAGAAGCCATGGTACAGAGGCAAGACTGGGATGGACTCTGCACTTTCTAATTCCTTCATCTGGATTGATTGCACTTTATTTGAACAGGACTTTTTGA